In the genome of Podospora pseudocomata strain CBS 415.72m chromosome 2 map unlocalized CBS415.72m_2.2, whole genome shotgun sequence, one region contains:
- a CDS encoding uncharacterized protein (EggNog:ENOG503P2H1), whose translation MPARRKAKSKPPKARHRKATRDPTPEEEYQVRSILDEKVERGKLLYLIDWEDSPEGQTYDPTWEPAKHVNEVAINEWEAEKKKKKKKKKKKLLAGEGQESRKRSASSLPEAAEDENEEDDARPAKRAKGDDSGYTSPELELGVEVDNIPDKAGRQLVLDIHPPSQVDPNDYQLFTASQLSSQNSSQLDSTSHIDSNEASSGKVLSQRTIPDSQATGESELSSTISEIVLASQSQGRRVGSLEREEQQALDSQVASEQSQRAECEQQVEEYQQKVGQSQQEEQQRKEQQKSSREEEPQVSKTLDHDEGTISESLIPSRQPDPLHQSANHNTPQAFRDENNQSQSSSVSGFLTQPDYPHLSNDPFGGVESAVAEAYQGSEVNRDSQVAISQQRRTPAPIENSSIPSVSNAPRADSPQVTSPDISSSSWQSQQAQLVDPFVPLSSHLNQIRTQSQESSQRVEEFVPETAQKERTLVSNNEHHKTTCQ comes from the exons ATGCCTGCCAGAAGAAAGGCCAAGTCCAAACCGCCCAAAGCCAGACATCGCAAGGCCACTCGCGATCCCACTCCTGAAGAGGAGTACCAAGTCCGCAGCATCCTCGACGAGAAGGTCGAGCGCGGCAAGCTCCTGTACTTGATAGACTGGGAGGATAGCCCCGAGGGGCAGACCTACGATCCAACCTGG GAGCCTGCCAAACACGTAAACGAGGTAGCCATCAACGAGtgggaggccgagaagaagaagaagaagaagaagaagaagaagaagctcctcGCTGGGGAAGGTCAGGAGAGCAGAAAGCGATCAGCAAGCTCTCTGCCCGAAgccgccgaggacgagaacgaggaagacgacgcGAGACCTGCGAAGAGGGCCAAGGGCGACGACTCAGGCTATACATCGCCAGAGCTAgagcttggggttgaagttgataATATTCCTGACAAGGCAGGGAGGCAGCTTGTACTGGATATTCATCCGCCGTCACAAGTGGATCCTAACGACTATCAGTTGTTTACAGCATCTCAGCTCTCGTCTCAAAACAGCAGTCAGCTCGATTCCACATCCCATATCGATAGCAACGAGGCCTCATCTGGAAAGGTTCTCAGCCAGCGAACCATACCTGATTCCCAAGCCACTGGCGAGTCGGAGCTCAGTTCAACGATCTCGGAGATTGTGCTGGCTAGCCAATCGCAAGGACGGAGAGTGGGTTCCCTCGAGCGTGAGGAGCAACAAGCGTTGGATTCTCAAGTCGCGAGCGAACAATCGCAGCGGGCAGAGTGTGAGCAGCAGGTCGAAGAGTACCAGCAGAAGGTGGGGCAGagccagcaagaagagcaacAGCGCAAGGAGCAACAAAAGTCCAGCCGGGAAGAAGAACCTCAAGTATCGAAAACGTTGGACCACGACGAGGGGACGATATCAGAGTCTCTGATACCATCGCGCCAACCTGATCCATTACATCAATCTGCCAACCACAACACGCCACAGGCGTTTCGAGACGAGAATAACCAGTCACAGAGCAGCTCCGTGTCGGGGTTCTTGACGCAGCCCGACTACCCTCACCTCAGCAACGACCCCTTCGGCGGAGTGGAGTCCGCTGTGGCTGAGGCTTACCAAGGCAGCGAAGTGAATCGAGATAGTCAAGTTGCGATTAGCCAACAACGCCGCACGCCTGCACCCATCGAAAACTCCTCCATCCCAAGTGTGAGCAACGCGCCGCGAGCTGATTCACCACAGGTCACCTCACCAGATATCTCGAGCTCCAGTTGGCAGTCGCAGCAAGCGCAGTTGGTAGATCCATTTGTGCCACTTTCGAGCCACTTGAACCAAATTCGAACTCAAAGCCAGGAGTCGAGCCAAAGGGTCGAAGAGTTCGTTCCCGAAACGGCGCAAAAAGAGAGGACTCTGGTTTCCAACAACGaacaccacaaaaccacCTGTCAGTGA
- a CDS encoding uncharacterized protein (COG:S; EggNog:ENOG503P3Z0): MGPTPPSGKQSDAVADLRSALPDWMLHPEPEPEPQPELEPELAVHQSHNREPSFPVSEEAQSQPPPPPQPQQSSFPVSEEAQLQHTEPAVPMSDMTHLHHPQPSILSEAGPGPGPSSPSIAVPISSRSLPRRDAVEELREAIGLHDGSLFEAPQSHYPEEALTLSSTELPVIGSHHQHNTEMEYENLPTTVAPSDLTTSLDLSHGVGEGPAMSNPLFSVHDVQPLGTAEVDSDHDAAHDIDENPIELRQFVVTLPMAANTRSLYVDVIAQNLQAMTEFGDVYCEPGLQAPDDALTAKIDAFFRRLNDLVDLPAFDDDTFHQLNSEGMLKHAINSNSKFSFVYEFLKTLRWLNDRILIVARPGRTLKYLEEIVAQEVPLSQLNKTYAVLSTESPEHVSEAARVIVAEAGQDLSKIGGQFDVVILFDHEARQVDLPPKLSCESTIFLSLATICSLEHILLQLREMPSYPDMSPLEISNALCQVTALLVRHLKDPEYAPPPHEVAAAFASFLENPENDIDYVSQPLPISVDEMWESQPQTQADNGELGRRKRPLDDDQDMMSKRRKTTRASSSVPMSELLRDTLARHPVNNERSAEMAEVPVAQLEGMAYQIFKLENRVDDLSTVNAKLRANTDPLDKELESWRGTLNTLHVRYTEALNDRSDFEKECKQANKVAAAATEKLENVKAEVASLKEHNKALEFKLAEATLAMEQSTVPDIARFAQLEKELAETKARAEKAEKKAAALSNEADFVRQNYQNASSYQQEQNHEMKRLREEIAVLTTRANENIVKIQQIHAANELAYHQRQLAELQDMVRDRERELDLLRTENQQLKSGRRETRGGSTPRSPRIGAMGGVMPSPRPGRGGAGSRGTSPAAAASSDPAVPGMAYAPAGANGRRHHLREHLRD, encoded by the exons ATGGGGCCAACGCCGCCATCTGGCAAGCAGTCCGACGCTGTCGCAGATCTGAGATCAGCCCTACCAGACTGGATGCTGCATCCAGAACCTGAACCAGAACCGCAGCCAGAGTTAGAGCCAGAGTTGGCAGTCCACCAGTCGCATAACCGAGAGCCTTCATTTCCAGTATCGGAAGAGGCTCAGTcgcaacctccaccacccccacaacctcaacaatCTTCATTTCCCGTTTCGGAAGAAGCCCAGTTGCAGCACACAGAGCCTGCAGTTCCAATGTCCGACATGACCCATTTACATCACCCGCAGCCGTCAATCTTATCCGAGGCCGGTCCAGGTCCaggtccttcttctccctccatTGCGGTACCAATATCAAGCCGGAGCCTTCCTCGGCGTGACGCAGTGGAAGAATTGCGAGAAGCCATCGGTCTTCACGATGGCAGTTTGTTTGAGGCCCCACAAAGCCACTACCCTGAGGAAGCCCTCACGCTTTCTTCCACCGAGCTCCCTGTTATCGgcagccatcatcagcacAACACCGAGATGGAGTATGAGAATTTACCAACGACAGTTGCTCCGTCGGATTTAACGACCTCTTTGGATCTCTCACACGGTGTAGGCGAAGGCCCAGCCATGTCGAACCCTCTGTTCTCGGTTCACGATGTACAACCACTGGGGACCGCCGAGGTGGATTCCGATCACGACGCGGCACACGACATCGATGAAAACCCTATTGAGCTTCGACAGTTCGTGGTAACCCTACCCATGGCGGCCAACACCCGGTCGCTCTATGTCGATGTTATTGCTCAAAATCTGCAGGCGATGACTGAGTTTGGCGATGTCTACTGCGAACCAGGCTTGCAAGCTCCGGACGATGCTCTGACGGCCAAGATTGATGCCTTTTTCAGGCGATTGAACGACCTGGTTGACCTCCCAGCattcgacgacgacacaTTCCATCAACTCAACTCTGAAGGCATGCTGAAGCATGCTATCAATTCCAATAGCAAGTTCTCCTTTGTCTATGAGTTTCTCAAGACGCTGCGGTGGCTCAACGACCGCATCTTAATCGTGGCACGCCCAGGAAGGACCCTGAAATACCTTGAGGAAATCGTCGCACAAGAGGTTCCCTTGTCCCAGCTGAACAAGACGTATGCAGTCTTGAGTACCGAGTCGCCGGAGCACGTCAGCGAGGCGGCCAGGGTGATTGTGGCagaagctggccaagatctTTCCAAGATTGGCGGGCAATTCGATGTCGTCATTCTCTTCGACCATGAAGCCAGGCAGGTCGACCTGCCTCCCAAGCTCAGTTGCGAATCGACAATATTCCTGTCCCTCGCCACCATTTGCTCTTTGGAGCACATTTTACTACAGCTCCGTGAAATGCCTTCGTATCCCGATATGTCACCTCTGGAGATCAGCAATGCGCTTTGCCAGGTGACCGCATTGCTGGTCAGGCATCTCAAGGACCCCGAATAcgcacctccacctcatGAGGTTGCCGCCGCATTTGCCAGCTTTCTGGAAAACCCCGAGAACGATATTGATTACGTgtctcaacccctcccaatTAGCGTGGACGAGATGTGGGAGtcacaaccccaaactcaagCTGATAATGGCGAGTTGGGTCGTCGGAAGCGTCCCTTGGATGATGACCAAGATATGATGTCGAAGCGTCGAAAGACCACGCGAGCTTCGTCCTCGGTGCCCATGTCTGAGCTGCTGAGAGACACTTTGGCGCGCCACCCTGTTAATAACGAGCGGTCGGCAGAGATGGCCGAAGTGCCGGTTGCCCAGTTGGAGGGTATGGCGTACCAA ATATTCAAGCTTGAGAACCGGGTTGACGATCTCAGCACCGTGAACGCGAAGTTGCGTGCAAATACTGATCCTCTAGATAAGGAACTGGAGTCATGGAGAGGCACCCTCAACACGCTTCACGTGAGATATACAGAAGCTCTCAACGACCGGTCCGACTTTGAGAAGGAATGCAAGCAGGCCAACAAGGTCGCGGCAGCAGCCACGGAGAAGCTCGAGAATGTCAAGGCCGAGGTCGCGTCGCTCAAGGAGCATAACAAGGCGCTTGAATTCAAGCTTGCCGAGGCCACACTGGCGATGGAACAGTCAACCGTCCCCGACATTGCCCGGTTTGCCCAGCTCGAGAAGGAACTCGCCGAAACCAAAGCCAGGGCAGAaaaggctgagaagaaggctgctgcctTGTCAAACGAAGCCGACTTTGTCCGTCAGAATTACCAGAACGCCTCCAGTTATCAACAGGAGCAGAACCACGAGATGAAGAGGCTCAGGGAAGAGATTGCAGTTCTCACTACGCGGGCCAACGAGAATATCGTCAAGATTCAGCAGATTCACGCAGCCAATGAGCTGGCTTATCATCAGCGTCAACTTGCCGAACTACAGGACATGGTCCGGGATCGCGAAAGGGAGCTGGATCTTTTGAGGACGGAGAATCAACAGCTCAAGAGCGGCCGCAGGGAAACGAGGGGAGGAAGCACCCCGCGCAGCCCGCGGATAGGCGCCATGGGAGGGGTGATGCCCAGCCCGAGAcctggaaggggtggtgctggcagcAGGGGGACTAGTCCTGCCGCTGCGGCGAGTTCGGATCCTGCCGTGCCTGGTATGGCCTACGCGCCGGCTGGGGCGAATGGGCGGCGGCATCACCTTCGCGAACACCTTCGCGattag
- a CDS encoding uncharacterized protein (COG:S; EggNog:ENOG503NVQY), with product MDYARLRAQALSNGDDEEAVTVDTRALIDKVLARYSGEWTTLRELIQNAADAQATTVKVKFETIPSISVPLPQTTNQSEVLKHAVQNHTLRRLVVQNDGQPFTKTDWARLKRIAEGNPDETKIGAFGVGFYSVFADCEEPFVSSGSEAMAFYWKGNALFTKKYSLPQEQVTKDTAFILDYRNTTTPLPNLLSVSQFLATSLTFVALDSVEFWIDDWRILSLQKKSSPSLGVPIPRDLETRAQGGLMKLKAAGRTSTQIDGTFMSVIGWKPQAVAANRNSEQHVSEMPSLRSFFSKLTSATSQAAGLRGKAAREEQVVQDSIAEDLTALSTSTIFLRVTAATIETNVGANFSAELERATKKPPPKETKLSILTSSYDETVASEMSASSQAAKVADIFASVLPSKKPGGRVFIGFPTAQTTGAGMHIFAPSVIPTVEREAIDLNARWVRTWNQDMLRVAGILSRLAFINEMADLDEKLKRLSTDNKKGPPLADVEKFAPEALHILKTYTFLDSTPSAQVGELIEEAFWTAWKRPTIEVFSSRGVLSTSKVRNSSEEVSKFVGGIPVILNSMKNDPFIKKLIEFELIKDVTVDDICQELGSKAMDKDQLRHFIQWISNAAAAVDYSQPDLRRLLDVAVATVSEGGDSGEIVTLGTILFYHNKNIPATLPVPPTCLPHAFTAGIPEVKLRALGWEPLGVVPWLRFLIESAGQKEEQNLMKNASFAVQVLTVLSKSWDNLSPSSKSSVESALRNITVMPTKMGMKKPNEAFFPSVKLFDDLPTLEGCANVKEKFLTTLGVRKTVDLDTIFTRLLSPTPTSAGGAAPRWSHMELIRYLASVEADIPAADLKKLRESALCPAEDGPRGMEPAKGTSRLYKVSELFEPKDTLRALRLPIIQWPGPPGSFRATGKEGRFLATLGLRPYPSVSELVDMMASTDDELRRKSMTYFIQNHSVNGYAVFDISKTPKAILPIEGDEKALVSPSQCFVNERASVLGHKILRKQLHDHAPKFGVRRDPDMARCVDRLLANPPKDRSNAIAVFEYFASRLADLDMSALAKLKNAAIVPVVRKKGTSFGFGTKAEESIVYVKPQNCYLGNSTTYGDIFDFVDFGQNANAFLFKCGARTEPTKHEIATLACSEPARLLSVMQSPDRYLSLLRSLAEDWSTLRKDKELIRKMRSSAWLLGSMELATSKPKESDDTSYEEEDAPVKHYVLAAPADIVILDDYISYRLFKESLLCAPEDEAIEAFYQALGSENLGSRVKEHILVGTKRSRQDGAEWLRKHVIERSKIFLHEYAKDKRELVKRDAKWLEANLQVISVSSVGLRRSLQGHNKYHQEKRSAASTQGDNCWILYVAAEHKDDKPDMYQVGQAICQLLLNRPNQSAYFFFEPFLKLGLLQLRDRGYNVDRILRAKAAEARIAEEARRKALEAEQSKIREREQEWEQNRAAEAARQEVKTPTRDQMPGAFHDSPEDDHALAPPPQQQKYRRGFFSDLTRRLGLDTGDDGEQQRQLENFAPPSQPERDTKRPVSSGENKTRKADDGRVTSPAVVQQNLLNAINSTRAHDSTSLFSPPTEREVKEKAVYCDTTPAQNITFAAEAPRGMRVFISKDISTDASTFLANNIAEIKQFELLLSDCGEIYRLPAKALHIFYDETGGTIAFNANGSVFCNLRFFNQLHRAMGDNGIGVGRELKGQKRVEATTWWWVVLAHELAHNLVREHDAKHSYYTESFIQQYFPSMMAKAVGWMAEGGNAGSASGGGSALPSSGRQQGVPRAGTQQSTASTAAAAPPPPYTEGRFAGAAAE from the exons ATGGATTACGCACGGCTTCGTGCGCAAGCCTTGAGCAAtggtgacgacgaagaagcgGTCACTGTCGATACCCGCGCCCTAATCGACAAGGTCTTGGCGAGATACTCTGGGGAGTGGACGACCCTCCGAGAGCTGATCCAGAACGCCGCCGATGCACAAGCTACCACAGTCAAGGTCAAGTTCGAGACAATACCCTCGATCAGCGTCCCGCTTCCACAGACGACGAACCAGTCCGAGGTGCTTAAACATGCCGTCCAGAACCATACCCTCCGACGATTGGTGGTGCAGAACGATGGCCAGCCGTTTACAAAGACAGACTGGGCGAGACTGAAGAGGATTGCGGAGGGAAACCCGGACGAGACCAAGATTGGCgcttttggggttgggttctACAGTGTCTTTGCCGACTGCGAGGAGCCATTTGTCAGCTCGGGGAGCGAGGCGATGGCGTTTTACTGGAAGGGGAACGCGCTATTTACGAAGAAGTATTCGCTGCCGCAGGAGCAGGTGACCAAGGACACGGCTTTTATTCTGGACTACAGGAATACGACGACGCCGCTGCCGAATTTGCTGTCGGTTAGCCAGTTCCTTGCTACCAGTTTGACGTTTGTTGCGTTGGACAGTGTGGAGTTTTGGATTGATGACTGGAGGATATTGTCACTTCAGAAGAAGTCGTCGCCAAGCTTGGGGGTTCCCATTCCGAGGGATTTGGAGACGAGAGCACAGGGAGGGCTTATGAAGCTGAAGGCGGCCGGCCGCACAAGCACACAGATTGATGGGACGTTTATGAGTGTTATCGGGTGGAAGCCCCAAGCGGTTGCGGCCAATAGGAACAGTGAGCAGCATGTTTCTGAGATGCCCTCACTCAGGAGTTTCTTCTCGAAGCTTACTTCGGCTACTTCCCAGGCGGCGGGACTGAGAGGAAAGGCTGCTagggaggagcaggttgTACAGGATTCCATTGCCGAAGATCTCACGGCTTTGTCGACATCGACCATTTTTCTTCGGGTTACTGCGGCTACGATCGAGACGAATGTTGGTGCCAACTTTTCTGCTGAGCTAGAGCGAGCTACCAAGAAACCGCCACCTAAGGAGACGAAGTTGTCGATTTTGACTTCGTCGTATGATGAGACTGTTGCGTCGGAGATGTCTGCCTCCAGCCAGGCTGCCAAGGTGGCCGATATCTTTGCGTCAGTTTTGCCTAGCAAGAAGCCGGGTGGTCGTGTCTTCATTGGTTTCCCAACTGCCCAGACGACTGGTGCTGGCATGCATATTTTTGCGCCCTCGGTTATCCCGACTGTCGAGCGCGAGGCTATCGATCTGAATGCTCGATGGGTACGGACATGGAATCAGGATATGTTGCGCGTGGCAGGCATTCTTTCCCGTCTCGCTTTTATCAACGAGATGGCGGACCTGGATGAGAAGCTCAAGCGACTGTCTACCGACAACAAAAAGGGGCCACCGCTGGCTGATGTGGAGAAGTTCGCGCCAGAGGCTCTCCATATCCTCAAGACATACACCTTTTTGGACTCTACGCCTAGCGCTCAGGTGGGCGAGCTCATTGAAGAGGCTTTTTGGACTGCCTGGAAGCGTCCTACGATTGAGGTGTTTTCGTCGAGAGGTGTCCTGTCCACCTCCAAGGTCCGAAACTCGTCTGAGGAGGTCAGCAAGTTTGTTGGAGGAATTCCGGTTATTCTAAACTCGATGAAGAATGATCCGTTCATCAAAAAGTTGATCGAGTTTGAGCTGATCAAGGATGTCACCGTTGACGATATTTGTCAAGAGCTGGGCTCAAAGGCGATGGACAAGGACCAGCTTCGACATTTTATTCAGTGGATTTCGaatgccgctgccgctgtaGATTATTCTCAGCCCGACCTTAGACGACTTTTGGATGTTGCTGTCGCGACTGTTagtgagggtggtgactCGGGTGAGATAGTCACACTGGGCACGATTTTGTTCTACCACAACAAGAACATTCCTGCGACGCTCCCAGTGCCGCCGACTTGCTTGCCACATGCCTTTACGGCTGGTATTCCTGAGGTCAAGCTTCGCGCTCTCGGGTGGGAGCCTCTGGGGGTTGTGCCGTGGCTTCGGTTTTTGATCGAATCTGCCGGAcaaaaggaggagcagaaTCTGATGAAGAATGCTTCGTTCGCGGTTCAGGTCTTGACGGTACTTTCAAAGAGCTGGGATAACCTCAGCCCAAGCTCAAAGTCCTCGGTCGAGTCGGCGTTGCGGAACATCACGGTTATGCCGACCAAGATGGGCATGAAGAAGCCAAACGAAGCTTTCTTTCCCTCTGTCAAGTTGTTTGATGATCTGCCAACGCTCGAGGGGTGTGCCAATGTCAAGGAGAAATTCCTCACGACCCTTGGAGTGAGAAAGACAGTTGATCTGGACACCATCTTCACGCGGCTGTTGAGTCCAACACCTACTTCTGCCGGAGGAGCCGCGCCACGATGGAGCCATATGGAACTTATTCGGTACCTTGCTTCGGTCGAAGCTGATATCCCTGCTGCTGACTTGAAGAAGCTGAGAGAGTCAGCTCTCTGCCCTGCCGAGGATGGACCTCGTGGTATGGAGCCTGCAAAGGGCACGTCACGTCTCTACAAGGTTTCTGAGCTATTCGAGCCAAAGGATACGCTCCGGGCTTTGCGGTTGCCTATTATCCAATGGCCCGGACCTCCAGGTAGCTTCAGGGCCACCGGCAAAGAGGGGCGATTCCTCGCCACGCTTGGTCTGCGACCTTATCCTTCGGTCTCTGAGTTGGTGGACATGATGGCTTCAACAGACGACGAGCTTCGGAGAAAATCTATGACCTACTTTATTCAGAACCACTCGGTCAATGGGTATGCTGTCTTTGACATCTCCAAGACTCCCAAGGCTATCCTCCCGattgagggtgatgagaagGCGCTGGTTTCCCCATCGCAGTGCTTTGTCAATGAGCGGGCTTCTGTTCTTGGTCACAAGATCCTCCGGAAACAGCTTCATGACCATGCGCCGAAGTTTGGTGTTCGGCGCGACCCCGACATGGCGCGTTGCGTCGACAGGCTCTTGGCCAACCCGCCCAAGGACCGCAGTAATGCTATTGCTGTCTTTGAGTACTTTGCCAGTCGGCTCGCGGACCTTGACATGAGCGCCCTGGCGAAGCTGAAGAATGCTGCCATCGTCCCGGTGGTGAGAAAGAAGGGCACATCGTTTGGATTCGGCACCAAGGCAGAGGAGTCGATTGTCTATGTCAAGCCCCAGAACTGTTACCTTGGCAACTCGACCACCTACGGGGACATCTTTGactttgttgactttggtcAGAACGCTAATGCGTTCTTGTTCAAGTGCGGGGCGCGGACGGAGCCGACAAAGCATGAGATTGCCACGCTGGCGTGCAGTGAGCCGGCCCGGCTGCTGAGTGTGATGCAGAGTCCGGATAGGTATCTGAGTCTGCTGAGATCGCTGGCTGAGGACTGGAGCACGTTGAGGAAGGATAAGGAGTTGATTAGGAAGATGAGGTCGTCGGCTTGGTTGCTGGGGTCGATGGAGTTGGCGACTAGTAAGCCGAAGGAGTCGGATGATACGAGttatgaggaggaggatgcgccAGTGAAGCATTATGTACTGGCTGCGCCGGCTGATATTGTCATTTTGGATGATTACATCAGTTACAGGCTCTTTAAAGAGTCACTGCTGTGTGCGCCGGAGGATGAAGCCATTGAAGCTTTTTACCAGGCGCTTGGGTCCGAGAACTTGGGGAGTCGAGTCAAGGAGCATATTCTGGTTGGCACCAAGAGATCGAGACAAGATGGAGCAGAGTGGCTGAGAAAGCATGTGATTGAGCGGTCCAAGATCTTCTTGCATGAATATGCGAAGGACAAGCGGGAGCTGGTCAAGAGGGATGCGAAGTGGTTGGAGGCGAATCTTCAGGTCATTTCTGTGTCTTCGGTTGGACTGAGGCGGTCGCTTCAGGGACACAACAAGTATCATCAGGAGAAGCGCTCTGCGGCTAGCACCCAGGGCGACAACTGCTGGATCCTATATGTTGCGGCTGAACATAAAGATGATAAGCCGGACATGTACCAGGTCGGGCAGGCCATCTGCCAACTTTTGCTCAACAGGCCGAATCAGTCGGCCTACTTCTTTTTTGAGCCGTTCCTGAAGCTTGGGTTGCTTCAGTTACGGGATCGTGGGTACAATGTCGATCGCATCCTGCGTgccaaggctgctgaggccaGGATCGCGGAGGAAGCGAGACGCAAGGCTCTCGAGGCAGAACAGAGCAAGATTCGGGAGCGGGAACAGGAGTGGGAACAGAATCGTGCGGCAGAGGCTGCGCGTCAAGAGGTTAAGACGCCCACTCGTGATCAGATGCCTGGTGCCTTCCACGATTCACCCGAAGATGACCATGCTTTGGCTCCTCCGCCGCAACAACAGAAATACAGAAGGGGCTTCTTTTCTGATTTGACCAGACGGCTGGGACTGGACACCGGGGATGACGGCGAGCAACAAAGGCAACTCGAAAACTTtgcacctccctcccaacctgAACGAGACACCAAACGCCCTGTCTCCTCGGGAGAAAACAAAACCCGCAAAGCAGACGACGGCCGCGTCACCTCCCCAGCAGTCGTCCAGCAAAACCTGCTCAATGCGATCAACTCGACCCGCGCTCACGACTCGACCAgcctcttctctccccctACCGAGAGGGAAGTCAAAGAAAAGGCTGTCTACTGCGACACCACCCCGGCACAAAACATCACTTTCGCGGCGGAGGCACCCCGCGGAATGCGAGTCTTTATCTCCAAAGACATCTCCACTGACGCCTCAACCTTTTTGGCGAACAATATCGCCGAAATCAAGCAGTTTGAGCTGTTGCTGAGTGACTGCGGGGAGATTTACCGGTTACCGGCGAAGGCGCTACATATCTTTTATGATGAAACGGGTGGGACGATTGCTTTTAATGCGAACGGGAGTGTGTTTTGCAATTTGAGGTTTTTTAACCAGCTTCATCGTGCTATGGGGGATAATGGGATaggggtgggaagggagttgaaggggcagaagagggtggaggcTACgacttggtggtgggttgtgtTGGCGCATGAGCTGGCGCATAATCTTGTGAGGGAGCATGATGCGAAGCATAGTTATTATAC GGAGAGCTTTATACAGCAGTATTTTCCGAGCATGATGGCCAAGGCTGTGGGTTGGATGGCTGAGGGTGGGAATGCTGGGAGTGCCTCCGGGGGTGGTTCGGCTTTGCCATCCTCGGGGAGACAGCAGGGTGTTCCTAGGGCTGGTACGCAGCAGAGCACCGCTagtactgctgctgctgctccgccgccgccgtatACCGAGGGACGGTTTGCGGGGGCAGCAGCCGAGTAA
- the FDH1_2 gene encoding formate dehydrogenase (NAD+) (EggNog:ENOG503NWKW; COG:C) — translation MVKVLAVLYDGGKHAEEVPGLLGTTENELGIRKWLEDQGHTLVTTSDKEGENSTFDKELVDAEVIITTPFHPGYLTAERLAKAKKLKLAITAGIGSDHVDLNAANKTNGGITVAEVTGSNVVSVAEHVVMTILVLVRNFVPAHEMIEQGRWDVAEAAKNEFDLEDKVVGTVAVGRIGERVLRRLKAFDCKELLYYDYQPLSPEKEKEIGCRRVDSLEEMLAQCDVVTINCPLHEKTKGLFNKDLIAKMKPGSWLVNTARGAIVVKEDVAEALKSGHLRGYGGDVWFPQPAPADHVLRTAKNPFGGGNAMVPHMSGTSLDAQKRYALGTKSILESYLSGKFDYKPEDLIVHGGDYATKAYGERAKLVKKDVAGA, via the exons ATG GTCAAAGTACTTGCCGTTCTGTATGATGGTGGGAAGCACGCTGAGGAG GTCCCCGGCCTCCTAGGCACCACCGAGAACGAGCTCGGAATCCGCAAGTGGCTCGAGGACCAGGGCCACACTCTGGTGACGACTTCTgacaaggagggggagaactCTACTTTTGACAAGGAGTTGGTCGACGCCGAGGTTATCATTACTACTCC ATTCCACCCCGGCTACCTCACCGCCGAGCGCCTCGCCAAGGCaaagaagctcaagctcgccaTCACGGCCGGCATCGGCTCCGACCATGTCGACCTCAACGCCGCCAACAAGACCAACGGCGGTATCACGGTTGCCGAAGTCACCGGCTCCAACGTTGTTTCCGTTGCCGAGCACGTCGTCATGACCatccttgttcttgtcagGAATTTCGTCCCCGCTCACGAGATGATTGAGCAAGGTCGTTGGGATGTtgccgaggcggccaagaatGAGTTTGATCTCGAGGACAAGGTCGTCGGTACCGTGGCTGTTGGCCGCATCGGTGAGCGTGTGCTCCGCCGCCTCAAGGCGTTTGACTGCAAGGAGCTTCTCTACTACGACTACCAGCCTCTGAGCcctgagaaggagaaggagattggCTGCCGCAGGGTGGACTCGCTCGAGGAGATGCTTGCACAGTGTGATGTTGTCACAATCAACTGCCCTCTTCACGAGAAGACCAAGGGATTGTTTAACAAGGATTTGATTGCCAAGATGAAGCCTG GCTCATGGCTCGTCAACACTGCCCGTGGCGCCATTGTCGTCAAGGAGGACGTCGCCGAGGCGCTCAAGTCTGGCCACCTCCGCGGCTATGGCGGTGATGTCTGGTTCCCCCAGCCCGCTCCTGCCGACCACGTACTGCGGACGGCCAAGAACccctttggtggtggcaacGCCATGGTCCCCCACATGTCTGGTACTTCGCTCGATGCCCAGAAGAGGTACGCTCTCGGCACCAAGTCCATCTTGGAGAGCTACCTGTCGGGCAAGTTCGACTACAAGCCTGAGGATCTGATTGTACACGGCGGTGATTATGCCACCAAGGCTTATGGTGAGCGGGCCAAACTTGTCAAGAAGGATGTCGCTGGTGCGTAa